The Barnesiella intestinihominis YIT 11860 genome includes a window with the following:
- a CDS encoding OmpH family outer membrane protein → MIKKFLFAAVCICSLSFVSQAQQALKFGTVNSQEIFMLMPEKATAEQTLQDINKKYEDEFVKIQEEFTKKYKEYMALGDTIPETIRARRMQEVQDSQSRIESFREMASQDIQKQQEALFAPIQQKLMDAIKSVGAEGKFTYIFDLAYPIVIYQGAPSEDVTPLVKAKLGLK, encoded by the coding sequence ATGATTAAGAAATTTCTTTTCGCCGCAGTGTGCATTTGCTCTTTGAGTTTTGTATCACAAGCGCAACAAGCCCTTAAATTCGGTACCGTTAACTCTCAGGAGATTTTTATGTTGATGCCAGAGAAGGCAACTGCCGAGCAAACTCTTCAAGATATTAATAAGAAATATGAAGATGAGTTTGTAAAAATTCAAGAAGAGTTCACGAAGAAGTATAAAGAGTATATGGCATTGGGCGATACGATTCCCGAGACGATACGTGCTCGTCGTATGCAGGAGGTTCAAGATTCCCAATCTCGTATCGAGAGTTTCCGGGAAATGGCGTCTCAGGATATTCAAAAACAACAAGAAGCTCTTTTCGCTCCTATTCAACAGAAGTTGATGGATGCCATTAAGTCGGTAGGGGCAGAGGGTAAATTTACTTATATTTTTGATTTGGCTTATCCTATCGTTATTTATCAGGGAGCACCCAGTGAAGATGTGACTCCGTTGGTGAAAGCGAAATTGGGATTGAAATAA
- a CDS encoding OmpH family outer membrane protein, whose protein sequence is MKRIVLFAMAVLAFTASSVAQKYALVDMEYILKNIPSYEMANEQLNQVSQRWQKECDDKAAEAKTMYKNYQSDLVFLTEEMKVKREEEIRDKETEVVELRRKYFGPEGELFKKRESLMKPIQDDIYNAIKKISEDKGYMMVIDRASSPNIIFASPKIDISNEVLTKLGYSK, encoded by the coding sequence ATGAAAAGAATAGTTCTTTTTGCGATGGCGGTACTAGCTTTTACTGCGTCGTCGGTAGCTCAGAAGTATGCTTTGGTCGATATGGAATATATACTCAAAAATATTCCTTCGTACGAAATGGCCAACGAACAGTTGAACCAAGTGTCTCAACGTTGGCAAAAAGAGTGTGACGACAAGGCGGCCGAAGCTAAAACAATGTATAAAAACTATCAATCGGATTTGGTATTTCTTACCGAGGAAATGAAGGTAAAACGAGAAGAGGAAATCCGTGATAAGGAGACGGAGGTCGTTGAATTGCGCCGTAAGTATTTCGGCCCTGAGGGCGAGTTGTTCAAAAAGCGCGAAAGTCTTATGAAGCCTATTCAAGACGATATTTATAATGCCATTAAGAAGATTTCGGAAGATAAAGGCTACATGATGGTTATCGATAGAGCTTCTTCTCCGAATATTATTTTTGCGTCGCCGAAGATAGATATTAGTAATGAAGTGCTCACAAAGTTAGGATATTCAAAATAA
- a CDS encoding outer membrane protein assembly factor: MPLKSLAVFLFLSFCVQAVTAQNEEKLDTIYNPKVVYSAIPQKYEIAGITVTGAPNYEDYVLIGYSGLEVGQVIEIPGNAITEAAKKFWRQGLFSDVVIKWTKAYGNKAWLEIQLKQQPRISEINYHGIKKSEREDLEMRLGLVKGNQITPNIVDRATTIIKKHFEEKGFKNAEVNIKQTDDLTHENEVIVDIYVDKKEKVKVHKIYIDGNEVLSDRKIKWAMKKTNEKGNLLHLFRTKKFVEENYKNDKNLIIEKYNELGYRDAAIVNDSVVRYNDKTVDVYLTIDEGKKYYIRNIDWVGNTIYPSDYLSAVLGMKPGDVYNQKMLNKRTMEDEDAVANLYMDRGYLFFQLVPIEGNVLNDSIDLEIRLFEGPQARINKVVINGNDRLYEHVIRRELRTKPGELFSKSDLMRSAREIAQTGHFDPETMDIKPEPNEENGTVDLVYNLESKANDQIEFSAGWGQTGVIGKLSLKFTNFSIKNLLNPKSFKGIIPQGDGQTFTISAQTNARYYQQYSISFYDPWFGGKRPNSFQFSAYYSRQTGIESSFLSRSYNSLYNNSLYGGYWGNSYLGNSYYDDYYQNAYENALDPNKSLQMIGVSFGFGKRLEWPDDYFTFMAELGYQAYILKNWEYLYYMQNGTSHSFTLGLTLGRSSIDNPIYTRRGSQFTLSAQFTPPYSLFSKKDYKSLYESSSRADREELYRWIEYYKIKFKSRVYTPLNNSEKYTLVLMGRADFGLLGSYNKYKQTPFETFHVGGDGMTGSYTYATETIGLRGYDNGALTPYSDGRAYTRFSMELHFPFLLQPSSTIYGLAFVEGGNAWTSLENFNPFSLKRSAGVGVRIFLPMIGLMGIDWAYGFDKVQGEKGGGHFHFILGQEF; the protein is encoded by the coding sequence ATGCCTTTGAAAAGTTTGGCTGTTTTTTTGTTTTTGTCTTTTTGTGTGCAGGCTGTGACCGCACAGAATGAAGAGAAACTCGATACGATATATAATCCGAAGGTCGTTTATTCGGCCATTCCGCAGAAATATGAGATTGCCGGTATCACGGTTACCGGGGCTCCCAATTATGAGGATTATGTATTGATAGGTTACTCTGGGTTGGAAGTAGGACAGGTTATCGAAATACCCGGTAATGCCATTACCGAGGCAGCCAAAAAATTTTGGAGGCAAGGTTTGTTTTCCGATGTCGTGATTAAGTGGACGAAGGCCTATGGCAATAAGGCATGGCTCGAAATACAATTAAAACAACAACCGCGTATTTCGGAAATAAATTACCACGGGATTAAGAAAAGTGAGCGGGAAGATTTGGAAATGCGCTTGGGGTTGGTCAAAGGAAACCAGATAACTCCCAATATAGTGGATCGTGCCACGACGATTATCAAAAAACATTTCGAGGAAAAGGGTTTTAAGAATGCAGAGGTGAACATAAAACAGACCGATGACCTGACCCATGAGAACGAGGTGATCGTCGATATTTATGTGGATAAGAAAGAGAAAGTTAAGGTCCATAAGATATATATAGACGGGAACGAGGTTTTGTCGGATAGGAAAATAAAATGGGCTATGAAAAAAACCAATGAAAAGGGTAATTTGCTTCATTTGTTCCGAACGAAAAAGTTTGTCGAAGAGAATTATAAGAATGATAAAAATCTGATTATCGAGAAATATAACGAGTTGGGATACCGGGATGCCGCTATCGTAAACGACAGTGTGGTGCGGTATAACGATAAAACGGTAGATGTTTACCTGACAATCGATGAGGGAAAGAAATATTATATCCGAAATATAGACTGGGTAGGCAATACGATTTATCCGTCGGATTATCTTTCGGCTGTATTGGGTATGAAGCCGGGCGATGTTTATAATCAGAAAATGCTGAACAAGCGAACGATGGAAGATGAAGATGCGGTTGCCAATTTATATATGGACAGAGGATACCTTTTCTTTCAGTTGGTTCCTATCGAGGGCAATGTGCTGAACGACTCCATCGATTTGGAGATACGTTTGTTCGAAGGTCCGCAGGCCCGTATCAACAAGGTTGTCATCAATGGTAACGACCGTTTGTATGAGCATGTTATCCGTCGGGAATTACGTACGAAACCGGGAGAGTTGTTCAGTAAATCGGACTTGATGCGTTCTGCTCGTGAAATAGCTCAAACCGGGCATTTCGATCCTGAGACAATGGATATAAAACCGGAACCGAACGAAGAAAACGGTACTGTCGATTTGGTTTATAATCTCGAATCGAAAGCCAACGACCAAATCGAATTTTCGGCCGGTTGGGGGCAGACGGGTGTTATCGGAAAACTTAGTTTGAAGTTTACGAATTTCTCCATCAAGAATTTGCTCAACCCTAAATCGTTTAAAGGTATCATTCCGCAGGGCGACGGGCAAACGTTTACGATCAGTGCGCAAACGAATGCACGTTATTATCAGCAGTATAGTATTTCGTTTTATGATCCGTGGTTCGGAGGAAAACGTCCGAACTCGTTCCAGTTCTCGGCTTATTATAGCCGTCAGACCGGTATCGAAAGTTCTTTTTTGAGCCGAAGCTACAACAGTTTATACAATAATTCTTTGTATGGAGGTTACTGGGGAAACAGCTACTTGGGTAACTCCTATTATGACGATTATTATCAAAATGCTTATGAAAATGCCTTAGACCCGAACAAGTCTTTGCAGATGATCGGGGTTTCCTTCGGATTCGGGAAACGTTTGGAGTGGCCCGATGACTATTTTACTTTTATGGCAGAATTGGGCTATCAGGCATATATTCTTAAAAATTGGGAGTATCTGTACTATATGCAGAACGGTACTTCTCACAGTTTTACGTTGGGATTGACGCTGGGTAGAAGTTCGATAGATAATCCCATTTATACACGTCGAGGTTCTCAATTTACGTTATCGGCTCAATTTACTCCTCCTTATTCATTATTCTCTAAGAAAGATTACAAGAGCCTCTATGAGAGTTCGTCGAGAGCCGACCGAGAAGAGTTATATCGCTGGATAGAATATTATAAAATAAAATTCAAGAGCCGTGTATATACCCCGTTGAATAACTCCGAAAAATATACACTTGTGCTTATGGGACGTGCCGATTTCGGATTGTTGGGGTCGTATAACAAGTATAAGCAAACGCCTTTCGAAACATTCCATGTGGGTGGCGACGGTATGACCGGGTCTTATACATATGCTACGGAAACAATCGGGTTGAGGGGCTATGATAACGGTGCTCTTACGCCCTATTCCGACGGTCGGGCTTATACCCGGTTCTCGATGGAGTTGCACTTCCCGTTCTTGTTGCAGCCTTCGTCTACGATATATGGTTTAGCTTTTGTCGAGGGCGGTAATGCGTGGACATCGCTCGAAAACTTCAATCCATTCTCTCTGAAACGTTCGGCCGGAGTGGGCGTTCGTATCTTCTTGCCGATGATCGGATTGATGGGTATCGACTGGGCTTATGGTTTCGATAAAGTACAAGGAGAGAAAGGGGGTGGCCATTTCCACTTTATCTTAGGTCAGGAATTTTAA
- a CDS encoding isoprenyl transferase — MTYVEQINLTRVPKHIAIIMDGNGRWAKERGLDRSEGHRKGLDVVHEITDAAAEVGVQYLTLYAFSTENWNRPQAEVDALMALVVFGIERETPGMVEKGVRLSVIGDLDRLPSDVKARLLKCIRDTSGGERIVLNLALSYSSRWEIARAARCIAQEVQKGRLSVDDITETTVDEFMTTVNMPNPDLLIRTGGEIRLSNFLLWQLSYAEFYFTEEYWPDFTGESLYRAIVEYQARERRFGKTSEQL; from the coding sequence ATGACTTACGTAGAGCAGATAAATCTAACTCGTGTGCCCAAACACATTGCCATTATTATGGACGGCAACGGGCGTTGGGCTAAGGAGAGAGGGCTGGACCGTTCGGAGGGGCATCGCAAAGGTCTTGATGTCGTTCATGAGATAACGGATGCAGCTGCCGAAGTAGGGGTGCAATACCTTACTTTATATGCTTTTTCGACGGAAAATTGGAATCGTCCGCAAGCGGAAGTCGATGCTCTTATGGCTTTGGTCGTTTTTGGTATAGAGCGGGAAACTCCCGGAATGGTAGAGAAGGGAGTCCGTTTGTCGGTCATCGGCGATTTGGACCGCTTGCCATCTGATGTGAAAGCACGGTTGTTGAAATGTATTCGTGATACGTCGGGAGGTGAGCGTATTGTTTTGAACTTGGCGTTGAGCTATTCTTCCCGATGGGAAATCGCTCGCGCGGCCCGGTGTATCGCACAGGAGGTTCAAAAGGGTAGATTGTCGGTGGACGACATTACGGAAACGACAGTCGATGAGTTCATGACAACTGTGAATATGCCTAATCCCGATTTGTTAATTAGGACGGGAGGAGAAATACGACTCAGTAACTTTTTGTTGTGGCAACTCTCGTATGCCGAATTTTATTTTACAGAAGAATACTGGCCCGATTTTACCGGCGAAAGCCTTTATAGAGCCATTGTCGAATATCAAGCCAGAGAACGTCGTTTCGGAAAAACGAGCGAACAACTATAA
- a CDS encoding DUF6089 family protein, whose protein sequence is MKKIIPIIVIIMSSTAVLSAQDFRYDAGIAGGISCYMGDANQVSPWHRPGAAISGVFRFLLNYRWAVKTDISAMQFSGDTRDFDNRFPNGSDYSFESWQYRLGGQIEFNFFNYGMGYSYLGTKRLSPYLLAGVGVGYSTVGGGYVSFDASLGAGVKYKIAPRWNISLEFAMHKTLGDSFDGKALADPYHIESSVLKNTDWFSTTLFSITYEFGRKKEICNNDNR, encoded by the coding sequence ATGAAAAAAATAATTCCGATTATAGTGATAATAATGAGTAGTACAGCTGTTTTATCTGCACAGGATTTCCGTTATGATGCGGGGATAGCGGGTGGAATAAGTTGTTATATGGGCGATGCCAATCAGGTTTCGCCGTGGCATCGGCCGGGTGCTGCGATAAGCGGAGTGTTCCGTTTTTTGTTGAATTATCGGTGGGCTGTAAAGACCGATATTTCAGCCATGCAGTTTTCAGGCGATACCCGTGATTTTGACAATCGTTTCCCCAACGGAAGTGATTACTCGTTTGAGAGTTGGCAATATCGGTTGGGAGGACAGATAGAATTCAATTTCTTTAATTATGGAATGGGATATTCTTATCTGGGAACGAAACGGCTTTCTCCATATTTGTTGGCGGGGGTGGGAGTAGGATATTCGACTGTCGGAGGCGGTTATGTGAGTTTCGATGCTTCTTTGGGAGCCGGGGTTAAATATAAAATAGCTCCGAGATGGAATATAAGTTTGGAATTTGCTATGCACAAAACGTTGGGAGACAGTTTCGACGGAAAGGCACTCGCAGATCCTTACCATATAGAAAGCAGTGTGCTGAAAAATACGGATTGGTTTTCGACGACTTTGTTTTCAATCACGTATGAATTCGGCCGTAAAAAAGAAATTTGTAACAACGATAATCGTTGA
- a CDS encoding DUF6242 domain-containing protein yields the protein MKKQKIYFFLCIAALFLSGISCNSTEDDVISYTVSESVRVSGFSLAANDSVLAHLDTIFFTIDLNKGQIYNADSLPVGTDVSALIANISFDNVAQAKIYMDKGDPAKNDTIDYIANPTDSIDFTSKVSLEVTAQNGTTVKWYSVKVNVHQIDPDSLYWNTMFGVRPLPCGSQATVDAQKAVYYKGKVQSFIVSNSTCTLYTAEDPYADDWTPQPLSLSFIPDLKSLQATDEALYMLSQTGELYRSENGVEWTSTGQTFYSLVGTWKSRLLGVVSENGVYKHDCYPRPAGFVPYPTAANFPITGSSPMVTFASEYDLDSPQSIMVGGRMADDNLTGATWGYDGEAWAQLQGSIKPCEGAILFPYFTFTTSEYWITTQYTSWIVIGGREAAGVADSVYVSVNNGNTWSKAPQSLAMPTYINPRAFASVMVVDADFTSRSAASLWKFMPIRRVPAMSVARTSDYQIPYIYIFGGENNSGDIYNEIWRGAIGRLRYPPIP from the coding sequence ATGAAGAAGCAAAAAATATATTTTTTTCTGTGTATAGCGGCTTTATTTTTATCCGGCATTTCGTGTAATTCGACCGAAGATGATGTTATATCATATACTGTATCGGAGAGCGTACGGGTTTCCGGTTTTTCTTTGGCGGCCAATGACTCGGTGTTAGCTCATTTAGATACGATATTTTTTACGATAGACTTGAATAAAGGCCAGATTTATAATGCCGATTCTTTACCTGTCGGAACCGATGTTTCCGCATTGATTGCGAATATCTCGTTCGATAACGTCGCACAGGCTAAGATTTATATGGACAAAGGCGATCCTGCCAAGAACGATACGATAGACTATATAGCCAATCCTACCGATTCTATCGATTTTACGTCGAAAGTTTCGTTGGAGGTGACGGCTCAAAACGGTACGACCGTGAAGTGGTATTCCGTTAAGGTAAATGTCCATCAAATCGACCCCGACTCATTGTATTGGAATACCATGTTCGGCGTTCGGCCTTTACCGTGTGGCAGTCAAGCAACGGTCGATGCGCAAAAAGCCGTTTATTATAAAGGGAAAGTTCAATCTTTCATAGTCTCTAATTCGACTTGTACATTATATACGGCGGAAGATCCTTATGCCGATGACTGGACACCGCAGCCTTTGTCGTTATCGTTTATACCTGATTTGAAATCTTTACAAGCTACCGATGAGGCTTTGTATATGCTTTCGCAAACCGGCGAGCTATATCGGTCGGAAAATGGTGTAGAGTGGACTTCGACCGGGCAAACGTTTTATTCGTTGGTAGGAACGTGGAAGTCGAGGCTGTTGGGTGTCGTGTCGGAGAACGGTGTTTATAAACACGATTGCTATCCTCGTCCTGCTGGATTTGTACCTTATCCGACAGCTGCTAATTTCCCCATTACGGGCAGTAGCCCTATGGTGACATTCGCGTCGGAGTATGATTTGGATTCTCCCCAGTCCATTATGGTGGGCGGACGAATGGCCGACGATAATCTGACCGGTGCGACATGGGGATATGACGGTGAGGCTTGGGCTCAATTACAAGGCTCGATAAAACCGTGCGAGGGAGCCATTCTGTTTCCGTATTTCACTTTTACGACCAGTGAGTACTGGATAACGACGCAATACACATCGTGGATTGTGATCGGGGGGCGCGAGGCTGCCGGGGTAGCCGATTCGGTATATGTTTCGGTAAATAACGGCAATACATGGAGCAAGGCTCCTCAGTCGTTGGCTATGCCTACCTATATCAATCCGCGGGCTTTTGCTTCGGTGATGGTTGTCGATGCGGACTTTACCTCTCGGAGCGCGGCTTCGTTGTGGAAGTTTATGCCTATTCGGAGGGTCCCGGCTATGTCGGTTGCTCGTACGAGCGATTACCAGATTCCTTATATTTATATATTCGGAGGGGAAAATAACTCCGGTGATATTTATAATGAAATATGGCGAGGAGCAATCGGTAGGTTGAGATATCCGCCGATACCATAA
- the ribD gene encoding bifunctional diaminohydroxyphosphoribosylaminopyrimidine deaminase/5-amino-6-(5-phosphoribosylamino)uracil reductase RibD, with protein MDKTDMDAVFMRRCLQLASLGRGYVSPNPMVGAVVVHRGRIIGEGYHRCYGQPHAEVNAINSVRDAGLLPECTLYVSLEPCSHYGKTPPCADLIVQKKIPRVVVGCLDPFPKVSGQGVARLREAGIEVVIGVLEEECKALNRTFMTCQIDERPFVTLKWAQSRDGYIDRIRKPGELAIRISDDVSSVWVHRLRAEADAILVGTNTAVADNPSLTTRLWYGRSPLRIVLDEHARVPSGSHVFTDGLPSLVITAKDIVYPVLPDSVEVIRLPFGKDLIPGLLNELYRRRIQHLLVEGGAVLLQSFLDSGYWDETRVETGPMFLGNGIVAPVVKGLLVRSEYCGEAKIDWYENR; from the coding sequence ATGGATAAAACAGATATGGATGCCGTTTTCATGCGACGCTGTTTGCAGTTGGCTTCTCTGGGTCGAGGATACGTGTCACCCAATCCGATGGTGGGTGCGGTCGTCGTACATCGGGGGCGAATTATAGGAGAGGGATATCATCGGTGTTACGGTCAACCGCATGCCGAGGTGAATGCCATAAATTCGGTGCGGGATGCAGGACTGTTGCCGGAATGTACATTGTATGTTTCTTTGGAGCCTTGTTCTCATTACGGGAAAACTCCTCCTTGTGCCGACTTGATTGTCCAAAAGAAGATACCGAGGGTCGTTGTCGGCTGCCTCGATCCGTTCCCGAAGGTGTCGGGGCAGGGTGTCGCCCGGTTGCGGGAGGCCGGTATAGAAGTTGTCATTGGGGTATTGGAAGAAGAATGTAAGGCTTTGAACCGAACTTTTATGACCTGCCAAATCGATGAGCGTCCTTTCGTTACTTTGAAGTGGGCGCAGAGTCGGGACGGTTATATCGACCGGATTCGGAAACCGGGAGAACTTGCCATTCGGATTTCGGACGATGTTTCGTCTGTGTGGGTACATCGTTTGCGTGCCGAAGCAGATGCCATATTGGTGGGGACGAACACGGCAGTTGCCGATAATCCGTCGCTGACTACCCGTTTGTGGTACGGGCGTTCACCTTTGCGAATCGTTCTCGACGAACATGCCCGCGTTCCGTCTGGTTCGCACGTGTTTACAGATGGATTGCCTTCGCTTGTTATTACGGCGAAGGATATTGTTTATCCGGTTTTGCCCGATTCTGTCGAAGTTATTCGCCTCCCTTTCGGGAAAGATTTAATACCCGGTTTGTTGAACGAACTATACCGTCGACGCATACAACATCTTTTGGTAGAAGGGGGAGCTGTATTGTTACAGTCATTTTTAGATTCGGGATATTGGGACGAAACGAGAGTAGAAACCGGGCCGATGTTTCTGGGAAATGGAATTGTCGCGCCTGTCGTAAAGGGGCTGCTTGTGCGCTCTGAATATTGTGGCGAAGCAAAAATAGACTGGTATGAAAATAGGTAA
- the prmC gene encoding peptide chain release factor N(5)-glutamine methyltransferase — protein sequence MQQSIDLLRRKLGEIYPPGEITGFTRMIFESLCGYTPTDILLHKDTILSEDIHRKIERITDRLSQQEPIQYILGYTDFCGRRFDIAPGALIPRPETEELTRLVITENSGQPSRIADLGTGSGCIAVTLALSLSDSKVEAWDISTEALEIAQRNARKHNAHVNFFQRDILRYDVSELPEESLDIIVSNPPYIRRCESRSMSANVLEYEPHIALFVPNESPLLFYEKIAMDSVRLLSPGGKLYFEINEAQGEACARMLEAAGYKHIRIIKDLYEKNRFVSAIKPIRHG from the coding sequence ATGCAACAAAGTATCGATCTGTTACGGCGCAAACTGGGAGAAATCTACCCTCCCGGAGAAATCACCGGATTCACCCGAATGATTTTCGAATCCCTGTGCGGCTATACCCCCACCGATATTCTGCTGCACAAAGATACGATTTTATCCGAGGATATACACCGTAAAATCGAACGTATAACCGACAGGCTCTCGCAGCAAGAACCCATTCAATACATTTTGGGATATACCGATTTTTGCGGGCGGCGTTTCGATATTGCCCCCGGAGCTCTCATTCCCCGCCCCGAAACAGAAGAATTGACAAGACTCGTTATAACGGAAAACTCCGGTCAACCTTCGCGCATAGCCGATTTGGGAACAGGAAGCGGTTGTATTGCCGTTACTCTTGCGCTCTCGTTGTCCGACAGCAAGGTCGAGGCATGGGATATCTCGACAGAGGCTTTGGAAATTGCTCAGCGTAACGCCCGAAAACACAATGCTCATGTAAATTTCTTTCAACGGGATATTCTCCGTTACGATGTATCAGAACTACCAGAGGAATCATTAGACATCATCGTCAGCAACCCGCCCTATATCCGCCGATGCGAGAGCCGATCCATGAGTGCCAATGTGCTGGAATACGAACCTCATATAGCCCTGTTCGTCCCGAACGAAAGCCCTCTTCTGTTCTATGAAAAAATAGCTATGGACAGCGTTCGGCTTTTATCCCCCGGAGGCAAGCTCTACTTCGAAATCAACGAGGCACAAGGCGAAGCATGCGCCCGTATGTTGGAAGCAGCGGGATATAAGCACATCAGAATCATCAAAGACCTGTATGAGAAAAATCGATTCGTTTCTGCTATAAAACCCATACGACATGGCTAA
- a CDS encoding regulatory protein RecX, with protein sequence MAKTLTPPEALHRSAALCSSSEHCIADIREKLSRWGIGEPDARTIVERLVQERFIDEGRYAIAFAKDKFRFSGWGRIKIRYALQQKRIGNSDIVNALSLIDEEAYTTRLADLLEKKSRSINDEDVEVRRSKLLRFAASRGFETELVFRILKEIES encoded by the coding sequence ATGGCTAAAACACTAACTCCGCCCGAAGCCCTCCACCGATCGGCCGCCCTCTGCTCTTCATCGGAACACTGTATAGCCGACATACGGGAAAAGCTCTCCCGATGGGGTATCGGAGAGCCGGATGCCCGAACAATCGTCGAACGACTCGTTCAAGAAAGATTCATCGATGAAGGAAGATACGCCATTGCTTTCGCCAAAGACAAATTCCGTTTTTCCGGGTGGGGACGAATAAAAATCCGCTATGCCCTGCAACAGAAACGAATCGGGAATAGTGACATCGTCAATGCCTTATCTCTCATCGACGAGGAAGCATACACGACCCGCCTCGCCGACCTGCTCGAAAAGAAATCTCGTTCGATTAACGACGAAGATGTCGAGGTTCGACGCTCCAAATTACTTCGTTTCGCCGCGTCCCGAGGGTTCGAAACCGAATTAGTTTTTCGCATCCTTAAAGAAATCGAATCATGA
- a CDS encoding ComF family protein, producing MKTPPFLKDFIDLFFPRLCPVCQRALNRNEENICTTCLHRLPRTGYHLDPLSPMAQLFLGKVPIEKCAAFFFFSTPSDARQLIHHIKYHGGKQCGFTLGKIYANELLPSGFFDDINALVPVPLHPAKLRRRGYNQSEWIARGIEQVTGIEVYTEWLYHSQNTKSQTGKNIYERWLDTRTAYETDSELDLSDKHILLVDDVVTTGATLLACAQALYLHGKPRISCLTLAAVL from the coding sequence ATGAAAACGCCCCCGTTCCTCAAAGATTTCATCGATTTGTTCTTTCCCCGGCTCTGCCCGGTCTGTCAACGGGCGTTGAACAGGAATGAAGAAAACATTTGCACCACCTGTTTGCATCGATTACCGCGCACCGGTTATCACCTCGACCCGCTCAGCCCGATGGCACAACTTTTTCTCGGAAAAGTTCCCATTGAAAAATGTGCGGCATTTTTCTTTTTCTCCACGCCGAGCGACGCCCGGCAACTCATACACCACATCAAATACCACGGAGGAAAACAATGTGGTTTCACCTTAGGGAAAATTTACGCGAACGAACTGCTGCCCAGCGGATTTTTCGACGACATAAACGCGTTGGTTCCCGTCCCCTTGCATCCGGCGAAATTACGCCGCAGAGGATACAATCAAAGCGAATGGATTGCTCGGGGAATCGAACAAGTCACCGGAATCGAAGTCTACACAGAATGGTTATACCACTCCCAAAACACTAAATCGCAAACTGGAAAAAATATCTACGAACGCTGGCTGGACACCCGCACCGCTTACGAAACGGACTCAGAGCTCGATTTATCCGACAAGCATATCCTGTTAGTCGACGACGTTGTAACCACAGGCGCGACTCTTCTGGCTTGCGCACAGGCGCTCTATCTTCACGGGAAGCCCCGAATCAGCTGTCTCACACTCGCTGCGGTACTATAA
- the pyrE gene encoding orotate phosphoribosyltransferase, translating to MKTVERLLAEKLLKISAIKLQPENPFVWASGWNSPIYTDNRRTLSYPEVRTFIKVELCRVIMENFGEVDAIAGVATGAIAQGALVAETLGLPYVYVRSAPKDHGLENLIEGNLKPGQKVVVIEDLISTGGSSLKAVEAIRNAGCEVIGMAAIFTYGFPVAARKFKSAQVELITLSNYNAMLETALETNYIKPEDLETLQEWRKDPASWQGPNNNTPSV from the coding sequence ATGAAAACGGTAGAACGATTACTTGCTGAAAAACTATTAAAAATCAGTGCTATCAAACTACAACCCGAAAATCCTTTCGTTTGGGCATCGGGCTGGAACTCGCCCATATATACCGACAATCGCAGAACACTCTCTTACCCCGAAGTCAGGACGTTTATTAAAGTAGAGCTCTGCCGGGTAATTATGGAAAACTTCGGCGAAGTAGATGCCATTGCAGGTGTAGCCACCGGAGCAATCGCACAAGGGGCACTTGTCGCCGAAACCTTAGGATTACCTTATGTTTATGTACGCTCCGCACCGAAAGACCACGGTTTGGAAAACCTCATCGAAGGAAATTTAAAACCCGGTCAAAAAGTAGTTGTCATCGAAGACCTCATTTCTACCGGAGGCAGTAGCTTAAAAGCAGTCGAAGCCATACGAAACGCAGGCTGCGAAGTAATCGGTATGGCCGCCATCTTCACCTACGGATTCCCCGTAGCGGCCCGCAAATTCAAATCGGCACAAGTCGAATTGATTACATTGAGCAACTATAATGCAATGCTCGAAACCGCATTGGAAACCAATTATATCAAACCCGAAGACCTTGAAACATTGCAGGAATGGCGTAAAGACCCGGCAAGCTGGCAAGGTCCCAATAACAACACGCCTTCGGTATGA